The proteins below are encoded in one region of Micromonospora pisi:
- the proS gene encoding proline--tRNA ligase — MARVLTPRAEDFPRWYQDLIAKAQLADNGPVRGTMVIRPAGYAIWERMQAEMDNRIKAAGAENAYFPLFIPENYLKREAEHVEGFSPELAVVTHGGGKPLAEPIVVRPTSETVIGEFMAKWVDSYRDLPLLLNQWANVVRWELRPRIFLRTSEFLWQEGHTAHADEADARAYARRILHEVYEDMMVNVLGIPVVVGRKTARERFAGATSTYTLEGMMGDGKALQLGTSHELGQNFAKAFDITYSAATGGMEHAWTTSWGTSTRMLGGLIMTHGDDNGLRVPPRLAPIQAYVMVVKAGDGVAEAAAKLRDALRDAGVRVALDERVDTPFGRRAVDAELKGYPVRVEVGPRDLAAGNAVVVRRTDGSKTPVPVADTVGAVLAALDADQQALHDEALALRQSRTVEVATLAEALEAAATGWARVPWSAVGVEGEAEANGQGVTVRCLVRADGSVPDSEDEPDLIAILARSY; from the coding sequence ATGGCACGCGTGCTCACTCCCCGTGCGGAGGACTTTCCCCGCTGGTACCAGGACCTGATCGCCAAAGCGCAACTCGCCGACAACGGCCCGGTGCGTGGCACGATGGTCATCCGACCAGCGGGCTACGCCATCTGGGAGCGGATGCAGGCCGAGATGGACAACCGGATCAAGGCGGCCGGGGCGGAGAACGCCTACTTCCCGCTCTTCATCCCGGAGAACTACCTCAAGCGCGAGGCCGAGCACGTCGAGGGTTTCTCCCCGGAACTGGCCGTGGTGACCCACGGTGGCGGCAAGCCCCTCGCCGAGCCGATAGTGGTCCGCCCCACCAGCGAGACCGTGATCGGCGAGTTCATGGCCAAGTGGGTCGACTCGTACCGGGACCTGCCGCTGCTGCTCAACCAGTGGGCGAACGTGGTCCGCTGGGAGCTGCGCCCCCGGATCTTCCTGCGTACCAGCGAGTTCCTCTGGCAGGAGGGGCACACCGCGCACGCCGACGAGGCGGACGCCCGGGCCTACGCCCGCCGCATCCTGCACGAGGTGTACGAGGACATGATGGTCAACGTACTGGGCATCCCGGTGGTCGTCGGGCGCAAGACCGCCCGGGAACGGTTCGCCGGCGCCACCAGCACGTACACCCTCGAAGGCATGATGGGCGACGGCAAGGCGCTCCAGCTCGGCACCAGCCACGAGCTGGGACAGAACTTCGCCAAGGCGTTCGACATCACCTACTCCGCCGCCACCGGCGGGATGGAACACGCGTGGACCACCTCCTGGGGCACCTCGACCCGGATGCTCGGTGGCCTGATCATGACCCACGGTGACGACAACGGGCTGCGCGTGCCGCCCCGGCTCGCCCCGATCCAGGCGTACGTGATGGTGGTCAAGGCCGGCGACGGGGTGGCCGAGGCGGCGGCGAAGCTGCGTGACGCGCTCCGTGACGCGGGTGTCCGGGTCGCGCTCGACGAGCGGGTCGACACCCCGTTCGGCCGCCGGGCCGTCGACGCCGAACTCAAGGGCTACCCGGTACGGGTCGAGGTCGGCCCGCGTGACCTGGCCGCCGGCAACGCGGTGGTGGTCCGGCGTACCGACGGGTCGAAGACCCCGGTGCCGGTGGCCGACACGGTCGGCGCGGTGCTCGCCGCGCTCGACGCCGACCAGCAGGCGCTGCACGACGAGGCGCTCGCGCTGCGCCAGTCCCGCACCGTCGAGGTCGCCACGCTCGCCGAGGCGCTCGAGGCGGCGGCGACCGGCTGGGCCCGGGTGCCCTGGTCGGCCGTGGGTGTCGAGGGCGAGGCTGAGGCGAACGGGCAGGGCGTCACCGTACGTTGCCTGGTCCGCGCCGACGGCTCGGTGCCGGACTCCGAGGACGAGCCCGACCTGATCGCCATCCTGGCCCGCTCCTACTGA
- a CDS encoding PKD domain-containing protein, whose protein sequence is MIDTHGFDVVIQATPAVLRKALRAAWKSGSVPQYLAIGAGLDLGGHTTSGGQLEIPAHQLDAELVPTIDGCRLSFGLVVQVTLADPPVPSAQLLDLTATVRAQAPIGPLPDSRDVGVRFDGLPRGAVGVTVTGDPTIGKLDQILAEYVHLAYRNGGPGGPPHPGVPALPHERDDTGQRFSFGAGSYTLDTHLEIYDDQSQPAYRIEVTRPDSGTALISVPCYLRICHVDGIGPAPVLADPMAVEARLEILVRLETSPGAYTLRFDTAEVTVARLTAATGLEGTHYTLNNSGLFGLLEGGLRTWLAEQGTALVQGFGPCGVPVPTAGQIESMIGDLFHADLAGRGFLALWTPEAGGELFAARDVATRVGAQSLTIAVNAGPDADIAAIAHLVPYGREFALAVPGPVLRAGIDAARSHHGWADSDLPRRVEQDDTRADVRELDLILTDGAIRMTGTLTVVDAILGCVDVDAGFRSEVGLRWHPDGGADDDGVQTLECQVIGEPELDPERSAAFWLIATILAVVSWGAGSILIGILVVVVAALVAGIAANTGAAKLVDPTSGTIRGIAGWPAELARIGRVRAVFHNPVTIQPDGLVVAGDFEVESSYAETPVRAARGGGSYTGTTGSPLTLTAGQTDPVARYRWWPGDGSPAVNARDLSHTYAASGVYLAEHCLTVPGPGGATSHNYALVYVANVPPTVDAGPDLVVDQGELVTLVGRFSDLEWTGSHVTSWNFGDASSIEPGAVAETHTPPRAEGTSTARHAWCDDGVYEVTLRVRDHNGGMASDTRLVTVRNVSPTVDAGPDLFTYPGTVLTLTATFSDPGWCDTHTATWSFGDRTGAIPAVVTETHQAPASRGTAVAAHRYPDGGTFLARCTVVDDNGGTGSAEVVIRAIDVVNRHFEDGFAQRGTGAVALGWEPYPRSSPPGTNAAPRHTASTFVVHGGRRAQGLQVGARERVGVYQRIGANPDWSYQVTAWYDLDQARPGTARLGVDPAGGDDPGAATIVWSDGTASERWSPLTVRVVARAAAITVFLEAYRPEGRDPAAGAERVWFDDVELLAAQPYCPPAPPPPTEVELDFGARGRGTQFPPEWSDQGFFLRTPDGAGRAVVALEPPASGTALRLGLGLVLRPPRPAERIVVTLLHTGGRPLSLSAVDAAGNIRDRAQLPPASPALPAGAVLTGPGIVAVRIDGRGAEAFLIRCRAVLDTPVLPGPREPIHPVAAPPSPDTPGGYGRGWRG, encoded by the coding sequence ATGATCGACACACACGGCTTCGACGTGGTGATCCAGGCGACGCCGGCGGTGCTGCGCAAGGCGCTGCGCGCCGCCTGGAAGTCCGGCAGCGTCCCGCAGTACCTCGCCATCGGGGCCGGGCTCGACCTCGGCGGTCACACCACCTCCGGTGGCCAGCTGGAGATCCCGGCGCACCAGCTCGACGCCGAACTGGTGCCCACGATCGACGGTTGCCGGCTCTCCTTCGGCCTGGTCGTCCAGGTGACCCTCGCCGACCCGCCGGTTCCCTCCGCCCAACTGCTCGACCTCACCGCCACCGTACGGGCACAGGCGCCGATCGGGCCGCTGCCGGACTCCCGCGACGTCGGCGTCCGCTTCGACGGACTGCCCCGGGGCGCCGTCGGTGTCACCGTCACCGGCGACCCGACCATCGGCAAACTCGACCAGATCCTGGCCGAGTATGTCCACCTCGCCTACCGCAACGGCGGTCCCGGCGGGCCGCCGCACCCCGGCGTACCCGCCTTGCCACACGAACGCGACGACACCGGGCAACGGTTCTCCTTCGGCGCCGGCAGCTACACCCTCGACACCCACCTGGAGATCTACGACGACCAGAGCCAGCCCGCGTACCGGATCGAGGTGACCCGGCCCGACTCCGGGACCGCACTGATCAGCGTGCCGTGCTACCTGCGGATCTGTCACGTCGACGGGATCGGTCCGGCGCCCGTGCTCGCCGACCCGATGGCGGTCGAGGCCCGGTTGGAGATCCTGGTCCGGTTGGAGACATCACCGGGGGCGTACACGCTGCGGTTCGACACCGCGGAGGTGACAGTTGCCCGCCTCACCGCCGCCACCGGGCTGGAGGGCACCCACTACACGCTCAACAACAGCGGCCTCTTCGGACTGCTGGAGGGCGGGCTGCGTACCTGGCTGGCGGAACAGGGGACGGCGCTGGTCCAGGGCTTCGGCCCGTGCGGCGTACCGGTGCCGACCGCCGGCCAGATCGAGTCGATGATCGGTGACCTGTTCCACGCCGACCTGGCCGGCCGAGGTTTCCTGGCGCTCTGGACCCCGGAGGCCGGCGGCGAACTCTTCGCGGCACGCGACGTGGCGACCCGGGTCGGCGCCCAGTCACTGACCATCGCCGTCAACGCCGGCCCCGACGCGGACATCGCCGCGATCGCGCACCTGGTGCCGTACGGGCGGGAGTTCGCCCTCGCGGTGCCCGGACCGGTGCTGCGCGCCGGTATCGACGCCGCCCGGAGCCACCACGGGTGGGCCGACAGCGACCTGCCCCGCCGGGTCGAACAGGACGACACCCGGGCTGACGTACGCGAACTCGACCTCATCCTGACCGACGGGGCGATCCGGATGACCGGCACGCTGACCGTGGTCGACGCGATCCTCGGCTGTGTCGACGTCGACGCCGGCTTCCGGTCCGAGGTCGGACTGCGCTGGCACCCCGACGGCGGGGCCGACGACGACGGTGTCCAGACGCTGGAGTGCCAGGTGATCGGCGAACCGGAACTGGACCCGGAGCGCTCAGCCGCGTTCTGGCTCATCGCGACCATCCTCGCCGTGGTCAGCTGGGGTGCGGGCAGCATCCTGATCGGAATCCTCGTGGTGGTGGTCGCCGCCCTGGTCGCCGGCATCGCCGCCAACACCGGCGCCGCGAAACTGGTCGACCCGACGAGCGGCACCATCCGGGGCATCGCCGGTTGGCCCGCCGAACTCGCCCGGATCGGCCGGGTCCGCGCGGTCTTCCACAACCCGGTCACCATCCAACCGGACGGCCTCGTCGTCGCCGGCGACTTCGAGGTGGAGAGCTCCTACGCCGAGACGCCGGTCCGGGCCGCCCGCGGCGGTGGCTCGTACACCGGCACCACCGGGTCGCCGCTCACCCTGACCGCCGGGCAGACCGACCCGGTCGCGCGCTACCGCTGGTGGCCCGGGGACGGCAGCCCGGCGGTGAACGCCCGGGACCTGTCCCACACCTACGCCGCCAGCGGCGTCTACCTCGCCGAGCACTGCCTCACCGTCCCCGGCCCCGGCGGCGCCACCAGCCACAACTACGCCCTGGTGTATGTGGCCAACGTCCCGCCGACCGTGGACGCCGGCCCGGACCTGGTGGTCGACCAGGGCGAACTGGTGACCCTGGTCGGCCGCTTCAGCGACCTGGAATGGACCGGCTCACACGTCACCAGCTGGAACTTCGGCGACGCGTCGTCGATCGAGCCCGGCGCCGTGGCGGAGACGCACACCCCACCCCGGGCCGAGGGCACCAGCACCGCCCGGCATGCCTGGTGCGACGACGGGGTGTACGAGGTGACGCTGCGGGTCCGGGACCACAACGGCGGTATGGCCAGCGACACCCGGCTGGTGACCGTCCGGAACGTCTCGCCGACCGTCGATGCCGGCCCGGACCTCTTCACCTATCCGGGTACGGTGCTCACCCTCACCGCCACCTTCAGTGACCCGGGCTGGTGTGACACCCATACCGCCACCTGGTCGTTCGGGGACCGCACCGGGGCCATCCCGGCGGTGGTGACCGAAACCCACCAGGCACCGGCGAGCCGGGGTACGGCGGTGGCGGCGCACCGCTACCCGGACGGTGGCACCTTCCTGGCCCGCTGCACCGTGGTCGACGACAACGGCGGTACGGGCAGCGCCGAGGTGGTGATCCGGGCCATCGACGTGGTGAACCGGCACTTCGAGGACGGTTTCGCCCAGCGCGGCACCGGCGCGGTGGCGCTCGGCTGGGAGCCGTACCCCCGCTCGTCCCCACCGGGGACGAACGCCGCCCCCCGGCACACGGCCAGCACCTTCGTCGTGCACGGTGGACGGAGGGCGCAGGGGCTCCAAGTCGGTGCCCGTGAACGGGTCGGGGTGTACCAGCGGATCGGCGCCAACCCGGACTGGTCCTACCAGGTCACCGCCTGGTACGACCTGGATCAGGCCCGCCCCGGCACCGCCCGGCTCGGCGTCGACCCGGCCGGCGGGGACGACCCGGGTGCCGCCACCATCGTCTGGAGCGACGGTACGGCGAGCGAGCGGTGGAGCCCGCTGACCGTACGGGTCGTCGCCCGCGCCGCCGCGATCACGGTCTTCCTGGAGGCGTACCGGCCCGAGGGGCGGGACCCGGCGGCGGGCGCCGAGCGGGTCTGGTTCGACGACGTGGAGCTGCTCGCCGCCCAGCCGTACTGCCCGCCGGCACCGCCACCGCCCACCGAGGTCGAACTCGACTTCGGCGCCCGGGGCCGCGGCACCCAGTTCCCGCCTGAGTGGTCCGACCAGGGTTTCTTCCTCCGTACGCCGGACGGCGCCGGCCGGGCGGTGGTGGCGCTGGAACCACCGGCCAGCGGCACCGCGCTCCGGCTCGGCCTCGGCCTGGTGCTCCGACCGCCGCGCCCCGCCGAGCGGATCGTCGTCACCCTGCTCCACACGGGTGGCCGGCCGCTGTCGCTGAGCGCCGTCGACGCCGCCGGCAACATCCGGGACCGGGCCCAGCTACCACCGGCCAGCCCGGCGCTGCCGGCCGGTGCCGTGTTGACCGGACCCGGCATCGTCGCGGTCAGGATCGACGGCCGGGGTGCGGAGGCGTTCCTGATCCGCTGTCGTGCCGTGCTGGACACCCCTGTCCTGCCCGGCCCACGGGAACCGATTCACCCGGTGGCGGCACCGCCGTCGCCGGACACCCCGGGCGGGTACGGACGGGGCTGGCGTGGCTGA
- the ffh gene encoding signal recognition particle protein, translating to MFDTLSDRLSGIFTKLRGKGRLTDADIDATAREIRLALLEADVALPVVKSFIASLKERARGAEVSQALNPAQQVIKIVHEELVAVLGGEGRRLQFAKQPPTVIMLAGLQGSGKTTLAGKLARWLKAQGHQPMLVAADLQRPNAVGQLQVLGGRAGVEVYAPEPGNGVGDPVQVARASIEHAKRAARDIVIVDTAGRLGIDAEMMAQAASIRDAVDPDEVIFVIDAMVGQDAVRTAEAFRDGVGITGVVLSKLDGDARGGAALSVREVTGQPILFASTGEKLEDFDVFHPDRMASRILGMGDVLTLIEQAEQAFDSDQKEKMTAKLMGGEQFTLEDFLDQLIAVRRMGPIANVLAMMPGMGQMKDQLADLDDSHFDRVTAIIRSMTPGERTNPKIINGSRRLRIANGSGVTVMDVNQLLNRFTEAQKMMKQMGGMMGLPGGRRKATKSPKNKRKGTKGGGRPRVGGPAGGFPGGGFPGMPQLPPGLDPGAQQGLPPGFKLPNIDFNKFTKRPDDK from the coding sequence GTGTTTGACACCTTGAGCGATCGCCTCTCCGGGATCTTCACCAAGCTCCGCGGGAAAGGCCGCCTCACCGACGCCGACATCGACGCCACCGCCCGGGAGATCCGGCTGGCGTTGCTGGAGGCCGACGTCGCGCTGCCCGTCGTCAAGAGCTTCATCGCGAGCCTCAAGGAGCGGGCCCGGGGCGCCGAGGTGTCGCAGGCGCTCAACCCGGCCCAGCAGGTCATCAAGATCGTGCACGAGGAGCTGGTCGCGGTCCTCGGCGGCGAGGGGCGGCGGCTCCAGTTCGCCAAGCAACCGCCGACCGTGATCATGCTGGCCGGCCTCCAGGGTTCCGGTAAGACCACCCTCGCCGGCAAGCTCGCCCGCTGGCTCAAGGCGCAGGGGCACCAGCCGATGCTGGTCGCCGCCGACCTTCAGCGGCCGAACGCGGTCGGCCAGCTCCAGGTGCTCGGTGGTCGGGCCGGCGTCGAGGTCTACGCCCCGGAACCGGGCAACGGCGTCGGCGATCCGGTACAGGTGGCGCGGGCGTCGATCGAGCACGCCAAGCGGGCCGCCCGGGACATCGTCATCGTCGACACCGCCGGCCGGCTCGGTATCGACGCCGAGATGATGGCCCAGGCCGCCTCGATCCGGGACGCGGTCGACCCGGACGAGGTCATCTTCGTGATCGACGCGATGGTGGGTCAGGACGCGGTACGGACCGCCGAGGCGTTCCGTGACGGCGTCGGCATCACCGGCGTGGTCCTCTCCAAGCTCGACGGTGACGCCCGCGGTGGTGCGGCGCTCTCCGTACGCGAGGTCACCGGACAGCCGATCCTCTTCGCCTCCACCGGCGAGAAGCTGGAGGACTTCGACGTCTTCCACCCGGACCGGATGGCGAGCCGGATCCTCGGCATGGGCGACGTCCTCACTCTGATCGAGCAGGCCGAGCAGGCCTTCGACTCCGATCAGAAGGAGAAGATGACCGCCAAGCTGATGGGCGGCGAGCAGTTCACCCTGGAGGACTTCCTCGACCAGCTCATCGCCGTACGCCGGATGGGTCCGATCGCGAACGTGCTGGCCATGATGCCCGGCATGGGGCAGATGAAGGACCAGCTGGCGGACCTGGACGACAGCCACTTCGACCGGGTCACCGCGATCATCCGCTCGATGACGCCGGGCGAGCGCACCAACCCGAAGATCATCAACGGTTCCCGCCGGCTCCGGATCGCCAACGGCTCCGGGGTCACCGTGATGGACGTCAACCAACTGCTCAACCGCTTCACCGAAGCGCAGAAGATGATGAAGCAGATGGGCGGCATGATGGGGCTGCCCGGTGGCCGGCGCAAGGCGACCAAGTCGCCGAAGAACAAGCGCAAGGGCACCAAGGGCGGCGGCCGGCCCCGGGTCGGCGGTCCCGCCGGTGGCTTCCCCGGTGGCGGCTTCCCCGGCATGCCGCAGCTCCCGCCGGGGCTGGACCCGGGCGCCCAGCAGGGTCTGCCGCCCGGCTTCAAGTTGCCGAACATCGACTTCAACAAGTTCACCAAGCGCCCCGACGACAAGTGA
- a CDS encoding DUF402 domain-containing protein yields MRNGARHLRGTGAIEPRFAPGRLIVHRNVRRGRIGWVRPATVVSDDERGLLLWIGRGTAVANEVADDGRGMRSMPFAEWLARSYRLVTGVWAGPPLLMFLPAGADHSVWWFRDGVTDRFTHWYVNLEEHALRWDDGALAGVDMVDQDLDILVQPDLGWCWKDEEEFVERLAYPEGYWVPDEAAVRAEGLRVVATIESGGFPFDGTWCDFVPDPAWTIPATLPPGWDRPPVR; encoded by the coding sequence GTGCGCAACGGCGCGCGCCATCTTCGGGGAACCGGGGCGATCGAGCCCCGGTTCGCCCCGGGACGCCTGATCGTGCACCGCAACGTACGGCGGGGCCGGATCGGCTGGGTCCGGCCGGCAACCGTGGTCAGCGACGACGAGCGGGGCCTGCTGCTCTGGATCGGGCGCGGCACAGCGGTGGCGAACGAGGTGGCCGACGACGGCCGGGGCATGCGGTCGATGCCGTTCGCCGAGTGGCTGGCCCGGTCATACCGGTTGGTCACCGGCGTCTGGGCGGGACCGCCGCTGCTCATGTTCCTGCCCGCCGGTGCCGACCACTCGGTCTGGTGGTTCCGCGACGGCGTCACCGACCGGTTCACCCACTGGTACGTCAACCTCGAAGAGCACGCTCTGCGCTGGGACGACGGTGCGTTGGCCGGGGTCGACATGGTCGACCAGGACCTCGACATCCTGGTTCAGCCCGACCTGGGCTGGTGCTGGAAGGACGAGGAGGAGTTCGTCGAGCGCCTCGCCTACCCGGAGGGCTACTGGGTGCCGGACGAGGCGGCGGTTCGCGCCGAGGGGCTGCGGGTGGTGGCGACGATCGAGTCGGGCGGGTTCCCGTTCGACGGGACCTGGTGCGACTTCGTACCGGATCCGGCGTGGACCATTCCGGCGACGCTGCCGCCCGGCTGGGACCGACCACCGGTGCGCTGA
- a CDS encoding polyprenyl synthetase family protein, with translation MTVAGAATVDDRWLTSARTRTALADLDQRMKDAVASRDPGLWTMATALLERGGKRIRPALLLVAGEFGTFRPDRLLDAAAALELLHLATLYHDDVLDRAVSRRHGPTANAEWGEPAALVTGTFLVARASALIATFDDSYGREVARALVALCTGQLRETENAFHTGLTEEEYMRIIAGKTATLFELPCRLGARLAGAPDRFVTALSRYGHDLGVAFQLADDALDVWGSAERLGKYPLGDVREGVYTLSVLRLLARGTPAAQRVRELLGVLDPGAAQLAEVRNLVLRSGVVDQVLGEARELAARARGHLSVLPAGPARESLWRLADHAIARAG, from the coding sequence ATGACCGTGGCCGGGGCGGCGACGGTGGACGACCGCTGGTTGACCAGTGCGCGCACCCGGACCGCCCTCGCCGACCTCGACCAGCGGATGAAGGACGCGGTGGCGTCGCGCGACCCGGGCCTCTGGACCATGGCGACCGCGCTGCTGGAACGGGGCGGGAAACGGATCCGGCCGGCGCTGCTCCTGGTGGCCGGCGAGTTCGGCACCTTCCGGCCCGATCGGCTGCTGGATGCGGCGGCCGCCCTCGAACTGCTCCACCTGGCCACGCTGTACCACGACGACGTGCTGGACCGGGCGGTCTCCCGCCGGCACGGGCCGACCGCCAACGCCGAGTGGGGCGAGCCGGCGGCCCTGGTCACCGGCACCTTCCTGGTGGCCCGGGCGAGCGCGTTGATCGCGACCTTCGACGACAGCTACGGCCGGGAGGTGGCCCGCGCCCTGGTCGCGCTCTGCACCGGGCAGTTACGGGAGACGGAGAACGCGTTCCACACCGGGCTGACCGAGGAGGAGTACATGAGGATCATCGCGGGCAAGACCGCGACCCTGTTCGAACTGCCCTGCCGGCTCGGTGCCCGGCTGGCCGGGGCGCCGGACCGGTTCGTGACGGCGCTCTCCCGCTACGGCCACGACCTCGGTGTCGCGTTCCAGTTGGCGGACGACGCGCTGGACGTGTGGGGCAGTGCGGAACGGCTGGGCAAGTACCCGCTCGGCGACGTCCGGGAGGGCGTCTACACGCTCTCCGTACTGCGGCTGCTGGCCCGGGGGACACCGGCCGCGCAGCGGGTACGCGAACTGCTCGGCGTGCTCGACCCCGGGGCCGCCCAACTGGCCGAGGTACGCAACCTGGTGCTCCGCTCGGGTGTCGTGGACCAGGTCCTCGGCGAGGCCCGCGAACTCGCCGCCCGCGCCCGGGGCCACCTGAGCGTGCTTCCCGCCGGACCGGCCCGGGAGTCGCTGTGGCGGCTCGCCGACCACGCCATCGCCCGGGCCGGTTGA
- a CDS encoding amidohydrolase family protein: protein MPDRALHVRGVVLPDDEVRDLWLDGDRVTYEPVAGAVTVAEGGFVLPGLVDAHCHIGIAPSGRPITGLDEARALAVPDREAGVLAIRDAGSPYPYPELDDEPGLPRLARAGRHLAPPRRYLRDIAVEVGGDELRAAVAEQARAGNGWVKLVGDWIDRDAGDLAPTWDSADLVGAVEAAHAAGVRAAVHTFSESAVEIMVRAGVDSVEHGTGLSVDLVDEMARRGTALVPTMINIDTFGGIAERAAERFPGYAKHMLALRDGFPEVVRAAYQAGVPIYVGTDAGGGIDHGLAAQEMLLLHERAGMSTLDVLAAGSWGARAWLGFPGLVEGGLADLVVYDTDPRVDLRVLRTPRRIVLRGRVVR, encoded by the coding sequence GTGCCGGATCGGGCACTGCACGTACGCGGGGTGGTGCTCCCCGACGACGAGGTCCGTGACCTCTGGCTCGACGGCGACCGGGTGACGTACGAGCCGGTGGCCGGGGCGGTGACCGTGGCCGAGGGCGGGTTCGTGCTCCCCGGTCTGGTCGACGCGCACTGCCACATCGGCATCGCACCGAGCGGGCGCCCGATCACCGGACTGGACGAGGCCCGGGCGCTCGCCGTACCGGACCGGGAGGCGGGGGTGCTGGCGATCCGCGACGCCGGTTCGCCGTACCCCTATCCGGAGCTGGACGACGAGCCGGGACTGCCCCGGTTGGCCCGCGCGGGCAGGCACCTCGCGCCGCCGAGGCGTTACCTGCGGGACATCGCGGTCGAGGTGGGCGGGGACGAGTTGCGGGCGGCGGTGGCCGAGCAGGCCCGCGCCGGCAACGGCTGGGTCAAGCTGGTCGGTGACTGGATCGACCGGGACGCCGGGGACCTGGCGCCGACCTGGGACTCCGCCGACCTGGTCGGCGCGGTCGAGGCCGCGCACGCCGCCGGGGTACGCGCGGCGGTGCACACCTTCTCCGAGTCGGCCGTGGAGATCATGGTCCGGGCGGGGGTGGACTCGGTCGAGCACGGCACCGGCCTGAGTGTGGATCTGGTCGACGAGATGGCCCGGCGGGGGACCGCCCTGGTCCCCACGATGATCAACATCGACACCTTCGGTGGCATCGCCGAGCGGGCCGCCGAACGTTTCCCCGGGTACGCGAAACACATGCTCGCCCTCCGCGACGGTTTTCCCGAGGTGGTCCGCGCGGCGTACCAGGCCGGGGTGCCGATCTACGTCGGTACGGACGCCGGTGGCGGGATCGACCACGGGCTCGCCGCGCAGGAGATGCTGCTGCTGCACGAGCGGGCCGGCATGTCCACCCTGGACGTTCTCGCCGCCGGTTCCTGGGGGGCCAGGGCCTGGCTCGGCTTCCCCGGCCTGGTCGAGGGGGGCCTCGCCGACCTGGTGGTGTACGACACCGACCCCCGCGTCGATCTGCGGGTGCTGCGCACTCCGAGACGGATCGTGCTGCGCGGCCGGGTGGTCCGCTGA